The sequence ATGTCGATCCCGTTCAATCCGCTGCTCATCAATAATGGCGGCAAGCTCATTCTCATCGACACCGGCAATGGTCCCCAGTCCGGCAATGCGCCGGTCGGGCGGTTGCAGGCCAATTTGGCTTGGGCAGGCGTCAAGCCGTCGGACATCGAAACAGTGGTCATTTCCCATTTCCACGGCGACCATATCAATGGGCTGCGCACTGCCGATGGCGGGCTCGCCTTCCCCAACGCGGAAATCCTGGTACCGGAAGCGGAATGGGCATTCTGGATGGACGAGGGCGAGATGAGCCGCGCGCCAGAAGCACTGAAGGGCAACTTCACCAATGTCCGCCGCGTTTTCAAGGATATCGAGAGCAAAGTTGCGCGCTATGGCTGGGACAAGGAGATCGTCCCTGGACTGACGAGTGTCGACGCTGCTGGCCATACGCCCGGCCACACCGCCTTCATCTTTGCCTCAGGCAATGAGCGCCTGTTCATCCAGTCCGACACCACCAACACACCGATTCTGTTCGCTCCCCATCCGGAATGGCAGGTGCAGTTCGACATGGACGGACCGAGGGCCGTGCAGACCCGCCGCCGTATCTACGACATGGTGGCGGCGGAGCGGCTTCAACTCACCGGCTACCACTACCCCTTCCCCGCCACCGGATTCATCCGCAAAGAGGGGGAGGGTTACGCCGTTGTGCCAGCACTCTGGCGCCCGGTGCTTTGACGCCCGGCGAGGGTCGTGACTTGGCAAGACCGGCGGGGCGAGGCTATGTCTCGCCCCACCTTTTCGGAATCGAGGACCGTCCATGTCCGACACTCTTCCCGACCGCCTGTCGAGCGACCCGAACAGCCCGTTCCACAATGCAGAACTGCTGGAGCGCGGAGTCGGCATCCGCTTCAAGGGCGTGGAAAAGACCAATGTCGAGGAGTACTGCGTAAGTGAAGGCTGGATTCGCGTCTCAGTCGGCAAGGCCAAGGACCGCGCCGGGAACCCGATGACGGTGAAACTGGTCGGGCCGGTCGAACCTTATCTACGCACGCCGGACGAGTGAGCGTCTCGACGGCACCCTGCGCAAGCGTGTAGACCAGCACGCCGACGTCGCCGCCTTCCGGCCTTGACGCCTCAGCTATCGGGCAGTCCGCATGAATGAAGTCGCCCGCCCCGCCGGTCCGAGCCATGCCGCGGTTGACGCGTCAACCGCCTTGAGCCGCATCGCCTTCGTAGCAAGTGAAGCGCCGGACGCGCTTCAGGCCCAAGGACTGCTCACGGCACGCTATGGCACCGTGCCGGCGGAAGACGCCGATGTCGTGGTCGCACTTGGTGGCGACGGTTTCATGCTGCAGACGCTGCACCGCTTCCGCGACAGCGGCACGCCGATCTACGGTATGAATCGCGGTTCGGTCGGCTTCCTCATGAACAGTTTTCGCGAGGAGGACCTGCCCGCGCGTATCACCGCATCGCAGCGGGTGGTTATCCATCCGTTGATGATGGAAGCGACCGACATAAAAGGGCGCCAGCACCGCGCCTGGGCGATCAATGAAGTGTCGCTCATCCGCCAATCCTATCAGGCGGCGAAGCTGCGCATCGCCATCGACGGCAAGGTGCGGATGGAGGAGTTGATCTGCGATGGCGTTCTCGTAGCAACGCCGGCAGGATCAACGGCCTATAACCTCTCCGCTCAGGGCCCGATCCTTCCCATCGGCACACCACTTTTGGCGGTCACCCCCATTTCCGCCTTCCGGCCGCGCCGCTGGCGCGGGGCGCTCGTGCCTGACCGCGCCCGCGTCGACATTGCCGTGATGGAGTTCGAGAAGCGTCCGGTGAATGCAACGGCCGATCATTTCGAGGTGCGCGACGTGGTGGCGGTGCGCGCACGGCTCGATGCCAATTCCTCGATGACCATGCTGGTCGATCGCGATCACTCGATCGAGGAACGCATCCTGGCCGAACAATTCGGCTGAACGGCGCTTAGGCCGCGAGGGTCTGCCGTTCCGAGCGCTCGCGCGCCTCGCTCTGCCAGCGGTGCAGCATGCCGACGATGCGGTTGCCCTGCGCGCTCTCACCGGCCTCTTCATAAGCCGCGAGCACTTCGTCGAGAATGCGCAGGCGTAGCCGCGGCTCCTCATCGAGATCATCGACATAGGCTTCGGACTGAACGACGCAGAGCGCGGTGCGGAAGGCAATGAACGCCCCGCGCGGCATTCCCAGCCGGTCATAGAGCACGCGGAAGGCCTCGCCCGAACGGTCCGCCGCGAGAGCCGAAACGTGGTTGACGCCGATACCGGAGAGGACGGAGACCGCCTCAAGGAAAAGCCGCATCTGGCCCGACAGCAGCGAACGCAGCACCAGCGCCGAGGTCAATTCACCCCTGGCCTGCAGGTCCTGAACCAGAGCGCGGGTCTGCGTGAAATCCGTGGCCGCGATCTGGGTCACCGTGGCCTGGTCGGCAGCCTCGCGCGCCAGCCTCGCGGCTTGCTGAGGGGAAAGCCACTGGCGCTCCTCGACAAAGGCCGACAACGCTCCGGCCACCACACGGATCAACGCCTGATGCGCCGCCGCCGGCAGGTCCGGCCGGCAAAGCAGCGCCTCGCGTACTTCCGGCACCCGTCCAAAACGCGACACGATATGACCGAGGGCGAAGCCCGGCACGTCCGCCGTCGGGTTGCTCACCAGCGCCAGCACGGCCTCGACACCGCCGACCTCCGCCAGCAAGGCGGCGACGGGCGCCGGCAGGCTCGCCCGCCGCGCAATCGCCTGCTGTTTGTCGGCCTCGCCATCCGCGCAAAGGGCAATGAGTTCACGCACATTAAGTACGGCTGAATGTTCCAGCATCGTCTCGCCCGCCGCCCCTGGGAGCCGCGCAAGCTGAAGCGCCACATCGGCTGGCACGAGAGGGTAGCGGCACAGGGCTGAAGCGAGCTGAAACTGGACCATCGGCGAAGGGTCGGCCACCAGCGCCGGGAGGGCCTCATCGATCTCGGCGCGCTCGGTCGCGCCCAGCTCGGGCCGCACATAGGCGCGGGCCAGAGCCGCGACCGCCCTGGCTCGCGCCTCCTCCGGAGCGGTCTGCGTCCAATCCAGAAACTGCCGCACGATCATCGCGCACTCCCGGCCCGGTTCATCACGACAACGAGCCTGCACCGCGGCAACTTAAGAAAGCGTTGACCATAGAAGACGGGACGGCCGGCTCTCAGTCGCCGCTGCCGTCCTGCCCCTCCAGCGCATCCGGCGTCACCTGATCGCCGACGCGTACCTCGACCGACTCGTTCTTGCCCGTCTCGACGGTGAACACCTTCGAGTAGGTCTTGCCCTGATAACGAGCGACCGCGGTGTATTCGCCTTCGGCCAGCACGAAGGTCGGCTCGGGACTGATCGATTCCTTGACGCTGTCGCCACCCGGCGTGCCGATCGACCATTGCGTCTCCGGCATAGGATCGCCTCCGGCCACTTTCACCAAGCGCAGCGTCACCTCGCCCGCGCGGTGGTGCAGCGTCGCATCCGTCACCTTGCCCGCCGCCACCGCGAGATCCGCCTGGATCACCGCATTGCCGTCGCCATAGGTGGAGACGACATAATAGTCGCCGGCCGGCAGGATAATGAGATCTCCCGGATTTGCGCCGCGGTAATAGGGACGGCTCGACGCCCGTCCCTGCAGGAAGCTGCCCTCGAACAGATCATAGGTGACCTTGTCCGCCGGCACCGGCTTTTCGCCGACATCACTGTGCAGTGTCACCGCACCCGCCGGGACGACGAGTTGCTCGCGCCGCGACTCCTCGCCGACCACGATGCGCCGCGCGACGCTGGCGAGGCCATAGGCGACATGCACAACATAACCACCGGGCGAAAGGAAGAACACCGGCGCGGGATCGGCAGCTTCTGCCACCAGCGGATAGGCACCGGACGCTTCCGGGCGGTCGGCGAAGACGCGCCAGACGAGACCGCGCGGAATCAACCCGTCCTTGTCGCCGAACCGGGCACTCATGCCGATCGCCACCTTTCCCGCCGGCGGCTGCGGCAGGATCGTGTGCGGGTCGCCCCCTTCGGCGCGTCCGGTGGCGGGTATGCGCGCCGCCGGCCCCGCCGCGCCTGAAGGCGCCGGAGACGGCGCCGGGGCGCCGACAAAAGGCATGGCGCGGGAGGGCTGAAACGGCGCCGGACTGAAAGGCTGAGCTGATTGCCCTGGGGACGGCGCCTGGAAGGGGGCGAGTTGCGCAATGTTCCCCGTCGGCGACGAGGGCGTCACCTGCGCCAGGGCACCGCCGCCGGAAAGGACGATGGCGGCAATGCTCAAAACCTCCGCGCATCGACGAACGAATGCGCCGGAACCAAGCGTAAGCGCTCGCCGGGTGGGGCCAAGGAACCGTAGCACGAGGGGAACGACATGTTGCGACATAGGCGCTGTAGGTGCCTTCAAACGGAGGCGAATTCAAGTCATCGGGATGCCGGATGACCGCCGCCCGACGCCCCCTGCTTCGCGCCCATCCGGGAATGCTGAAAAGAACGAGGCTCACGCTGCTGCGCCCCGACGGGACGCGGCTTCTCGGGTGGAATAGACCGCGTGGCGCCCACAGCCGACGCCACGTATTGCGCGACGCGCTCCAGCGGTCCGTGTCGCGCTTGGCGCCACCGAAATCAGAACCGCGAAGGCACGACGAAGCGGCGCCCGCCCCCGCCTGAGACTGAAGCGCTCCCGGCGAGCACTCCGCTGTTTCACCGGAACTGGCTGGCAATCGCGTTCCGAGTGGACATGAACAGAGCCCTCCGCAAAGAAGCCTCGCAAAGCGTCGACTTCCATATCGGAGCTACCGCATGCCCCGCTGCGCCGCCGTCACCAATTCCGGCGGGAGGTCGCGCCTCGCCTTCGACGGGATCATCAGCGGAGCGGCGAGGAGCCCGCATTGCGGCTGGGCTTCGCCCGCTTTACGGTGGCGGGATGCGGACGCGCTGCAAGCTCACCGCGCTAGCGCCGCAGGAACCCTCGCGGCGCTATCAGCGCAAACGGCCGGATGCCCCCTGCATCTCGACATCGAAAAGATGCTCGCCCACCTTTAAAAGGCGTCGGTCATCGCATCACCGGCAAACCGTGGGAAACCGGCAAGGGCGTCGGCTATCACGTCCTGCACGTTGACTACCGACGACCGCCCCCTCTCGCCTGTGTGCAAATGCCACCCGATGAGCAACGCTGTGCGACGGCGTGCCTTTTTCTACCACGCTGGCCCCGAATCTGGGCACGCAGCGCCTGTATCCCGCAAGTGGCTACCGACCATGAGCCAGAGATAGCGCCAGACTGTTCCGCGATGCGTCGGATGCTGGGATCCAACATATCCGCACTGGGCCCTACACGCGAAGACCAACGGCGCAGCCGAGCACTTCATCCGCTTCCTGCTGTGAAATGGCCTTTCATACCCGTTCCGATCCGTCCATCGAAGGGCCGCGAACCTGCCAAGAGGGATTGCCCGCCTAACGCGAGAGGCCACGGCCTGGCCTCGCCCGAAGGACGCAGTTCGCTCTTCCCAGGAACAACCTGGCGAGAAGTCACATCCTCGAACTTCAAGAGTCGGCTCGCGCGCAGAGCTTCACGCTCGTCCCTCCGCCCCCGCCGGCCGGACGCCTCTCGGATCAGCGGATGGTCCCGTCTTCGGGAGAATGTGACCAAGCCCTATTATTATCGCGTTGTGATTCTTCGAGCCGCATTCCCGCGCCCGTGAACGGCCGGCCCCGCCCCTCCCCGGCGGCTCACCTCGCTACCTCGTCGCTCTTCCAGCGCGCTTACAGTGGACTTTTGCCAATGACTGCCGACGGCTCCACCCTCGACCTGCTCCGGACACGCAAGAGCCCCAAGGTGTTCGACCTCACTTTCCCGGGCCCGAATGAGATCGAGCTCGATTCCATGTTGGCCATAGCGACGCGCGTACCGGATCACGGCAAACTTGCGCCGTGGCGTTTCATCGTGTTCGAGGGCGAGGCACGGGCGCGCGCCGGCGATGCCATCGCCGCCGTCTTCGCCATCGACAACCCCGAAGCGGAGCCGGAGCGGATCACCCTTGAACGCAACCGGCTCTGCCGGGCTCCACTCGTGATCGCCGTCGTTTCACGAGCGGCGCCGCACGCCAAGATTCCGGAATGGGAGCAGACCCTGTCAGGCGCGGCGGCCTCCACACTCCTGCTGCTCGCCGCACACGCGCATGGCTATGCCGCCACCTGGCTGACGGAATGGTACAGCTACGACCCACGCATACGCGCCACGCTGGGCCTGTCGGACGCGGAGCGCTTCATCGGATTTCTCTACATAGGCACGCTCGCCCGCCCGCAGGAGGATCGCCCTCGACCGGCCCTCGCCGAACTCGTCACGCGGTACTGATCCATGTTTTACGAACCCGCTCTCGGCAATCATGGCCTGCCGCACAACCCGCTGAAGGCGCTCGTGGCGCCGCGACCGATCGGTTGGATTTCGACATTGTCTCCGGACGGGACGCCCAATCTCGCTCCCTACTCCTTCTTCAACATCGTCAGCGAGAACCCGGATATCGTGATGTTCTCCAGCGCGGGGCTGAAGGACACTGTGCGCAACGCGATGGCGACCGGGGAGTTTGTCTGCAATCTCGCCACGCGCGATTTGATGGATCAGGTGAACATCACCTCGACTCCACTGCCGTCTGGTGAAAGCGAGTTCGACCTGGCGGGACTGGCCCAGGCGCCCTGCCGCCTCATCCGCCCGCCACGCGTCGCAATGTCCCCCTGCGCTCTCGAATGTGTCTGGATTGACACAGTCGAAATGATCGATCGCAGCGGCCGGCGGGCCGGATATCATGTGACCTATGGCGAGATCATCGGAGTCCATATCGATGATCGATTCATTGAGGAGGGACGTGTCTGCACCGAAAAATTGCAGCCTCTCTCCCGTGCCGGCTACTTCGACTACGCGTGGATCGACACCGTCACATCCGTGCCACGCCCCCGTTAACGGCCCATCCGGCGTACGCCGCGACCGACGCGCGCCTCCCCGCTCACCCCTTCGCCATAGCTTGCGTGACGTGCCTAGCAGGCAACCGCCTGCACATAGCCGGTAGCGGCGTAATCGAGCATCACCCGATCGCGGGTCATCAACCGGTAGCCCTGGTCACGTGCTGTCGCGATCAGCACACGGTCAACAGGGTCGAGAGGCGGCAAGCCCGGCAGGAAGGATGAGGCGATCAACGTCTCTGGATTCATGAGCGCGATGCTCATGCCAGGCAAGCCGGCGAGCGCTGCAAACCACTTCGCCGGCTCCATCGCCAGCCTTACGCGGCCCTGCTCTACCAGACGACCGAGTTCCCAAGCGGACATCGGTGAAATCGAAATTGGCGCCCCGCGTAGCCGAGCTTCGATCAACGTACCCCTAGCCTCGTCAGAGATCGGTGCCCCCTGCGCTACCCAAAGTGCGGCGCAGGTATCGAGAAGAAGCGGCATGCTCATGACTAGTTCTCCTCCGTCCACTCACGTCCATCCAACGGACTATATTCCTTCGATAACTCTTCCGACGACGATAGGCGCTCCGTCTGCCAGGCGCCGTCTGACGGCTGGACCGGATGCATCGATGCTGCTTCACCCACCCCGTCGTAGAGATAGATAGGAGCCGTGCTGGGCAACGTCAGATCAGTTCCAGGTTCGATATGAACCGTCCCTTTCAACCCCCCGAACAACCCAGCTAAGGGAGACCCCGTCGACGCTGGCGCAACCCGACTCGCATCGCCTGTCGGGAGCTGCGGAACGCTACGCGCGAACACCAGCCTGCGCGCTGTCATGTCTACGTCCTCAGATCGAAACCCGGCAGCCAGCCATGCCTTGGTCATCACACTGTTGGTTGGGTTGTTGCTCCACCATGCTCGATGATTGAACGCCGATTGTGGAAGTTTTGATCCAACAATCCGCTCTATATCCTCAAATGACATTGATATTCTTGGCTGCGTGCGACTCGCCAAGAACGTCGTCAGGGAACTGTATTTAGACATAGTGAGACCCCTTCAATCGCCGTATGTGGGCCTTATAACTAATTTACTACCTTTTCTCAATATGCTCAAAAGGCGGCGCACCACCCAGAGATACGCGACTCCCCCTCGATGCGACCCCTTCGTACTCGTGCCGCAGCCAAGCCGCCTTCGACGGAAATGTCGCAAAACGCCTCATCTACATTAAAACACACACACAAAAACACCACACACCTTGACCTCCCGATTAGCGCGATCAGTTTGTTTGATTCTCTCACTAAAATCTTGTTTCTATTGGCTTTATATGAGTTTTCAGAATGGACAAGCCATCGACCCTCCACCGACTTTGGCCCCATACTAACTTTATAGTGCATACATTATATTAACTAACTCCGGGGTTGCGAATGCCTTGCACACCGAACGCCCCTCCTGGTTGAGCGCCAGACGAACAAGGAGCGGTTAGAGTATCCGAGCAGCGCACGTCACATGCATATGACCCGCCCCAACCAAGAGCAGCCCACCCCATGCGATTAGGCTCCCTGGCAGGCCCAGGCACACAAAAACCCGACGGCTTCCGCTCTAACACCTTACTGTTGGCCTATATGCACTGGGGGATTCATTGATTTCATATTTTAGTTGCAATTTTTTTGATATCTATTTGTATAATATCTCTTATCATCGTTCTCAACGCTCCCCTCCCGACGATGCGTATCTGACCGCCCGCAATGGGTGTGGCGTTTATACATACGCAACGGACACACACTGTTCCATCAGACGACATATTGCTATGCGCTTGAAGTCAGAGATAGGCACTGATCTGAGCCTGGAACTTTGACTGCAGGTCGCCGGACATCCTGCGGCAGAGACAACCACCACCTGCCGTGCGGCAACCAGTTGTTTACCAAAACTGTGTTAAGATTCCCGAAATGAGACCGAAGGGGTTGCCATATGCCTGAGCTTCATCGTCGTGCTGTTATTGGGCTGTGTGTAGCCAGTGCGGCAGTCGCCTTGGGAGGGTGCAAACGAGCCCCTACTACCGGCACCACTCTATCGTCGGCCAGTGCAAACCCGACCGCTATGCTCTCGGGTCGTTATGGTGCCGTGGCGGATAAATTTCCTATTTCGGCCGTCGATATCTCGCAGATGAATCCAACCTATCTGCGCCGCGAGGTTGTCTATCAATCGCCCTATCCGGTGGGGACGGTTGTGATCGATCCGGCTGCGCACTTCCTTTACCTGATCCAGCCAGGTGGCACCGCGATGCGCTACGGTGTCGGTGTGGGCAAGGAAGGTTTCGGCTGGTCCGGCGCCGCCACGATAAACTCGAAGCAGGAGTGGCCGGATTGGTATCCCCCAAAGGAAATGATCCAGCGACGCCCGGACATTCAGGCGCAACTCACTAAGCTGCAGGGTGGCGACGGAGTGCCGGGAGGCTTGTCCAACCCGCTAGGTGCCAGGGCGATGTATCTCTGGCAGGACGGAAAAGACACACTCTATCGTATCCATGGTACGTTGGAGCCCGAGACGATCGGCACAAATGTCTCTTCGGGCTGCATCCGGATGATCAATCAGGATGCTATTGATCTCTACGGGCGCGTGGGGGTGGGTACGAAGGTCGTCGTGCTTGGGTCAAAGCCCGCCAGCTAAAGCCGCGCAGCTGGTATCTGCCGCTGCAATCTTCGCGCGTGTGGTAGATTAGCCTTTCCGTGAGCCGTGCAGGGACTCGTTTGTGGTATTTGAGCGACACGCTAACGGCTCAGCCAATCCTCGAGGCGGTCAGATGAGTGGCAGAATCATCACTATCGCGCAGCAGAAGGGTGGATCCGGCAAGACAACGCTGGCTGCCCACCTTGCTGTGGCTCTTTCACAACGCCCTTTGGAAGGAGAGCCGACCCGCGTGGCACTCCTCGACTGCGACCCTCAGGGGAGCCTGGGCGAGTGGTTCGAGGTTCGCGAAAGAACTCTCGGAGACGAAGCGACCGGCCTCTCATTCCGCACCGCGTCAGGCTGGGGCGCCCGACGTGAGGCACGCAGCCTCGCCCGCGATCACCATTTCATCATTATCGACACGCCCCCGAAGTCGGATGTGGAGTCGCGTCCGGCTATCGAAGTGGCCGATCTGGTGGGGGTGCCTGTCCAGCCAACTCCTGTCGATTTATGGGCCACTCGGCCGACACTGGAGATGATCAACAAGGAGGGAGCCTCCTGCCTTCTGGTCATCAATCGGGCCCAACCCCGCGCCGCCTTGACCAAGGAGATCGCCTCCGCCATCGAAGCCCTGGCCCATCCCGCGGCTCACGCACGGCTCGGCAATCGCGTTGGCTTCGCCGCCAGCATGGGACAAGGCTTGACGCTGCTTGAGACGGAGCCAGGCTCCAAGGGCGCTTTGGAAGTGGAGGCGCTGGCAGCAGAGTTCATGGCTCTGCTCCGCCGTTAGGCGCATTCGCCCGGAAGCCAGTGGTGGCGGTAATTTTACGGCTCGCTGCGATGCCCAGCTCCCCGAGCCGCGCAGAACGGCGCAGAAGCGCTCCCGTCCGGCGCCCCCTCCGCCTCTGCGGATGCGGCCGATTGAATCGTTGCCTTTGCCGAGTCAGCCTCTCGCAGATGTACGGCATGCCGTGTTTGACGGCTGCGTTTTGGAACGCGCCGCTAGGCCAAATATCCGGCAAGGGTCGCGCGACCGCCGCTCTGCGATGAAGGCCTCGTCGCGCGCACGCCTGCGAAGGCAGCCGCTTGGCGAGTCGGCGCTCGGCGGTATCCACGCGGCGCGGGCGAGCCCAGTGCGGGGCGAAGGCTGGGCGGCGCGACCACCGTTTCAACCAGCGTCGCCCTGGTAGCGGCAGGCTTGGCAACGGTGAGGAGATAGTCCGACCATGCTCAGGCGACCACGCTTAGAATGCGCTCGCGAGCATTGATGGACAGGCAGCGGTGCCATCATCAAGAGCCGTCGCAAGGCCCTTCCTGCGCCGACGGACCCAGCCGACCCGCCGGGGCACAGCCAACCGCGCTCCGAGCCACTGCGGCAAGGCGAGCGTTGTCTCGCTGTTGCCCCACCTTATGCGCCCGTAGAGAAAGTCGCCCGAGGCGCGACCGAGGCCCGGACCGTAACGGGTAGCGAATGGGGCGGACGGCACGCGAACTCGCCCAGCATTTGCGCCGCGCGCGTAACAAGACGTCAGCAAAAAGGGCGGATCGGCACCTTCTGCCGGTGCCGAACCGCTGCGGCGATCCGGCCAGCGACGCCTTGGAGGGAGTTCGCGACATGCGCCTCTTGTCCAGCGCGACGCAGGCGTGCGTCCAAGCAGCTTGGGCTGGATAAACGGCCAGCCATGGCGCAGATGTCGACAGCCCGAGCGGCGCGCTACGGGCAGGGCGCCGGCGGCGGCCCTTCCGCGCCCATTCAGCACCGTGCAGCTTCCGGCCTCACATCGCCGGAGGGGCAATCCCGCGCGTCGGCGGGTGTCAGCGGCACAATGAGGCAGCGACATCAGTGCCAAGGTCGAAGGCGGCTCCGGAGGCGTGCCACCACGCCGGTGTGGCGGCAGCGCTGTCATGCCCGACGTCTAACAGAGCCCCCCGTTTTGCACGCTTCCGTCATTTGCCCAAAGCGGCCCGGGAGCGTCTCTTTGGCCTTGCGACCGCACACGCTTCCGGCTGGCGGCGACGATGGAACTTTTGGTCGCCTCAGCTGTCATGGCGGGTGGGAAGGACCTCAGCGGGGGCAGCCTTCCGTGTGGGCATTGCGAGGCCGGAAGGGAAGCGGCAAGCCTTTGGCTCATGCCGGAAATCGGCCCGGCTTGCGCGCGGAAATTTGCATTCTTCGGCTCACAAGGTTGACGCTTGCCCTTCAGACACGGCAATCAAGGGGAAGGCTCTCCTATGGAAAGCCGGCGTTCATTGTCGCTGCGTTAAGGTCTCGCCGGCAGAAGACCGTGCCCGCGGCCCGGGCTCGGAAACAGTAAGGGGGAGGAAACGGCTTGGCGTTTGAAAGGCGGACGAAGGGGCTCTGGCTTGTGCTCGCCTTTTGCGCGGCGCTGGTTCTGTCTGCCTTCCCCGTTCCGGCCTTTGCCCAGTTGTTCGGCGGCCCGCAGGATGAAACGAACGAGAACGGCGCCGCCGGTGGCTTCTTCGGACCGATCGTCAATCTGTTCAGCCCCAAACCGCTGGCGTCAGGCCCCCCGGCGCCGGACGCAACACCTTATACTGTGTCGCTCACGGTTACTGGCGGCGACAGCGCGCTGAGGGACCGCATTGAGGCGGCCTCCGTGCTTGAACGGCTCAGCGAGCGTCCGCCATCGGGCGCGGCCGGCCTGGTGCGCAGGGCGCTGGCCGATCATCGTGACATCAACGCCGCTCTGTACGCGGCGGGCCATTATGGCGGCATCATCCGCATCCGCCTCGCCGGCATCGCGCCGGACGCGCCGGACATCTTCCAGCGCGTCGAGGCGGCGCGGGCGAGCGGTCCGGTGCCCGTGGAGATCGACGTGCAGGCCGGACCGCTGTTCCAGTTCGGGCGCGTGGAACTGCTCGACGCCGCGAACCGGCGCCCGCTGGCGGAAGCGCCGTCACTGACGCGGCTGCGGCTGGAGCCGGGTGAGCCAGCCCTCGCGACGTCCATCGTCCGTGCCGAAGGCGCAATCATCGACCACTGGCGACGCATGGCGCATCCCTTCGCGCGCGTGGCGGATAAGGAGGTCGTGGCTGATCACAAAACGAATAAGGTGGATGTCACCTTCCTTATCGCTCCCGGCCCAGTGGCTACGTTCGGCCATTTCACTGTCGTCGGCGCCGATTTCCTCACGCCGGGCTTCATCGAAGAGCGTATCGAGATCACTCCGGGCACGCCCTATTCGCCCGAAGTGCTGGACCGTCTGCGCCGGCGCCTGCTGGAATATGAAGCCATCGCCAGCGTGCGCATCAACGAGGCGGACAGGCTGGCGCCCGATGGTAGCCTGCCGATCACCATCGAGGTCTCGGCGCGACTGCCGCGCTATGTCGGCTTCAGCGCCACCTATTCCTCAACGGACGGTTCGGCCATCAACGCCTATTGGGGACACCGCAACCTGTTTGGCGGCGGTGAGACTCTGCGGCTCGACGCGCAGGTATCGTGGTTTGGTGAGAAATCTGAAGCTGTGCCAAACGCCGATCCGTTCGGCTACAAGCTGGCCGCCACGTTCGTGAAGCCCGGCATCTACACCGCGCAGGATGATCTCGTCGCCAACGCCGCCGTGCTGCGCGAGGTGACAAACGCCTATGTTCGCGAGGCGGTAACTCTGCTCGCCGGCATTCGTCACCGTTACAGCGACGACCTCACGCTTCAGGTGAGCCTGGACCTTGAACAGTCGCAGGTGGAGGACAGTACCGGCACCAATGATTACGGCATTGTTGGCGTGCCGATCGAACTCACCTACGACAGCACCGACAGCAAGCTCGACCCGTCGCGCGGCTGGCGCGCCACGGCGACGGTGGAGCCTTTCGCCTATCTCGGCGATGCCGGCGCCGGTCCCACGCTG comes from Ancylobacter polymorphus and encodes:
- the parA gene encoding ParA family partition ATPase; amino-acid sequence: MSGRIITIAQQKGGSGKTTLAAHLAVALSQRPLEGEPTRVALLDCDPQGSLGEWFEVRERTLGDEATGLSFRTASGWGARREARSLARDHHFIIIDTPPKSDVESRPAIEVADLVGVPVQPTPVDLWATRPTLEMINKEGASCLLVINRAQPRAALTKEIASAIEALAHPAAHARLGNRVGFAASMGQGLTLLETEPGSKGALEVEALAAEFMALLRR
- a CDS encoding autotransporter assembly complex protein TamA, producing the protein MAFERRTKGLWLVLAFCAALVLSAFPVPAFAQLFGGPQDETNENGAAGGFFGPIVNLFSPKPLASGPPAPDATPYTVSLTVTGGDSALRDRIEAASVLERLSERPPSGAAGLVRRALADHRDINAALYAAGHYGGIIRIRLAGIAPDAPDIFQRVEAARASGPVPVEIDVQAGPLFQFGRVELLDAANRRPLAEAPSLTRLRLEPGEPALATSIVRAEGAIIDHWRRMAHPFARVADKEVVADHKTNKVDVTFLIAPGPVATFGHFTVVGADFLTPGFIEERIEITPGTPYSPEVLDRLRRRLLEYEAIASVRINEADRLAPDGSLPITIEVSARLPRYVGFSATYSSTDGSAINAYWGHRNLFGGGETLRLDAQVSWFGEKSEAVPNADPFGYKLAATFVKPGIYTAQDDLVANAAVLREVTNAYVREAVTLLAGIRHRYSDDLTLQVSLDLEQSQVEDSTGTNDYGIVGVPIELTYDSTDSKLDPSRGWRATATVEPFAYLGDAGAGPTLFRGSVSTYHAFDENKRFILAGRMAAGSIIGAGLYDVPPQRRFYVGGGGSLRGYDYQSASPRNEDGIIIGGRSFFEASVEARLRVTDTIGIVPFFDMGSAFASEWPDFDSIKYSAGIGLRYYTAIGPLRVDLAFPLNPGPEDGDFGVYVSLGQAF